Proteins encoded by one window of Candidatus Mesenet endosymbiont of Phosphuga atrata:
- the tsaE gene encoding tRNA (adenosine(37)-N6)-threonylcarbamoyltransferase complex ATPase subunit type 1 TsaE, producing MMHIEKHEAVDVGYVELLAKKIAKVVKPPYVIALYGDLGVGKTAFAKFFINTLLPDEVVSSPTFNIISRYDAYDFTIWHLDLYRIKGLNELYDIGIEEVLSSGIAIVEWPELIKKLTIPDIEININYNDDKDDLRDIIIQTKSEKRRSCVTNIR from the coding sequence ATGATGCATATTGAGAAACATGAAGCTGTTGATGTTGGTTATGTTGAATTATTAGCAAAAAAAATTGCTAAAGTTGTAAAGCCTCCATATGTTATTGCTCTGTATGGAGATTTGGGAGTTGGAAAAACTGCTTTTGCTAAGTTTTTTATAAACACTTTGTTGCCTGATGAGGTAGTGTCTAGCCCTACTTTTAATATCATAAGTCGTTATGATGCTTATGATTTTACTATCTGGCATTTAGATTTATATAGAATAAAAGGTCTGAATGAGCTATATGATATTGGTATAGAAGAGGTGTTGAGTTCAGGTATTGCTATTGTTGAGTGGCCAGAATTAATAAAAAAGTTAACTATACCTGATATAGAAATCAATATTAACTATAATGATGATAAGGATGATTTGCGTGATATAATAATACAAACTAAATCTGAGAAAAGGAGGAGTTGTGTCACAAATATTAGATGA
- the fabG gene encoding 3-oxoacyl-[acyl-carrier-protein] reductase produces MFNLEGKKFLVTGASGGIGQAITDVLHEARATLCISGTRKEILEKMVEGKNNMYSLQCDLTKNEEVDSLVDKANDLMAGFDGIVCNAGVTQDSLLLRMTDEAWDKVISINLTSTFKLNKKACSKMLKNGWGRIINISSIVGFTGNPGQANYAASKAGMVAMSKCIAKEFAGRNITVNCIAPGFIETSMTSSLSQEQQNNIMSNIPLKRMGIPKEVASGVLFLASDEASYITGQTLHINGGLLM; encoded by the coding sequence ATGTTTAATCTAGAAGGTAAGAAATTCTTAGTTACAGGTGCATCGGGAGGAATAGGACAAGCTATTACGGATGTACTACATGAGGCTAGAGCTACTTTATGCATTTCTGGAACAAGAAAAGAAATTCTAGAAAAAATGGTAGAAGGCAAAAATAATATGTACTCACTGCAATGCGACCTAACGAAGAATGAGGAAGTAGACAGTTTAGTTGATAAAGCTAATGATCTAATGGCAGGTTTTGATGGCATTGTATGTAACGCCGGAGTAACACAAGATAGCTTACTACTTAGAATGACAGATGAAGCATGGGATAAGGTTATTAGCATAAATCTTACCTCAACTTTTAAATTAAACAAGAAGGCATGTAGTAAAATGCTCAAAAATGGCTGGGGAAGAATAATCAATATTTCTTCCATAGTTGGTTTTACAGGTAACCCAGGGCAGGCAAATTATGCTGCATCTAAAGCAGGAATGGTTGCTATGAGTAAGTGTATTGCAAAGGAATTTGCAGGCCGCAATATAACAGTGAACTGTATTGCACCAGGTTTTATAGAAACATCAATGACTTCTTCTCTTTCACAAGAACAACAAAACAATATAATGAGCAATATTCCTCTAAAAAGAATGGGTATTCCAAAAGAAGTAGCATCGGGAGTTTTATTTCTAGCAAGTGATGAAGCTAGTTACATTACTGGTCAAACCCTTCATATAAATGGGGGATTATTAATGTAA
- the ssb gene encoding single-stranded DNA-binding protein encodes MSSGSVNKVILVGNLGKDPDIRAMQNGKEMATFSLATSESWFDKASGMRSEKTEWHNIVVFSEGLVKIVKDFVRKGSKVYIEGSLRTRKWVDQNNNDKYTTDVVLQNFSSALTLLDSKNATSAEYTNSERKDYKASGEYKNHSKEDEFEGIIDDEIPF; translated from the coding sequence ATGTCGAGTGGTAGTGTTAATAAAGTGATTTTAGTTGGTAATCTTGGTAAAGATCCAGATATAAGAGCAATGCAAAATGGCAAGGAAATGGCAACGTTTTCACTTGCTACTTCTGAAAGTTGGTTCGACAAGGCGTCTGGTATGCGTTCTGAGAAAACAGAATGGCACAATATTGTTGTGTTTAGCGAAGGACTGGTAAAAATTGTAAAAGATTTCGTACGCAAAGGCAGTAAAGTCTATATTGAAGGTTCCCTAAGAACTAGAAAATGGGTGGATCAAAATAATAATGATAAGTATACCACAGATGTAGTGCTGCAAAATTTTAGCAGTGCTTTAACTCTTTTAGATTCTAAAAATGCCACAAGCGCTGAATATACAAACAGTGAACGTAAAGATTATAAGGCCAGTGGCGAATATAAAAATCACAGTAAAGAAGACGAATTTGAAGGAATTATTGATGATGAAATACCATTTTAA
- a CDS encoding phosphomannomutase/phosphoglucomutase yields MILTAKIDTSIIKKYDIRGIIGQNLKVEDGYEIGKKFAQFLGTNAKICVGYDGRVHSPQIEKKVIEGLCFSGANVIRVGLCSSPMLYFATQLTNADGGIMITASHNPAQYNGFKFYSNKIVFSEKEITTFMSVDAENSISNYTVLNCNIYTQYIEILKNADKDVGSKKKLKIAWNCSNGATSSVIRYIQKILPNHEHITINNTIDGSCNPDPIEQQNLNKLINTIREHQCDIGIALDGDGDRVCIVDSEDHIVPNDYLFMIFVKEILTKGDKVIIDIKISMKVFDLISKLGGIAITCATGHSIIKKMMIKESAKFAGELSGHFFFAEIGFDDGMYAAVKLINILQKYKNLDGIMRELPKLHISPEIKIEVQEEKKFQIIDLLKKELEQKNIMFSSIDGIKITFEKGWLLLRASNTQNYITARCEGKSNENFKEIKNVLDQYIERIKLLNKS; encoded by the coding sequence ATGATCTTGACTGCAAAAATAGACACCTCAATAATAAAAAAATATGATATTAGAGGAATAATTGGGCAAAACCTCAAAGTTGAAGATGGTTATGAGATAGGGAAAAAATTCGCCCAATTTTTAGGCACTAATGCTAAGATTTGTGTTGGTTATGATGGCAGAGTACACTCGCCTCAAATAGAGAAAAAAGTAATTGAAGGGCTATGTTTTTCTGGAGCAAACGTTATAAGAGTTGGGCTGTGTTCTTCTCCAATGCTATATTTTGCTACTCAACTTACCAATGCAGATGGCGGCATAATGATTACTGCATCTCACAACCCTGCACAGTACAATGGATTTAAATTTTATAGCAACAAGATAGTATTTAGTGAAAAAGAAATAACTACGTTTATGAGTGTTGATGCTGAAAATAGTATAAGTAATTATACTGTGCTTAATTGTAATATATATACTCAATATATAGAAATACTGAAGAATGCAGATAAAGATGTAGGAAGTAAGAAAAAGCTTAAAATAGCATGGAACTGTTCTAATGGAGCAACAAGTAGTGTTATTAGGTATATTCAAAAAATTTTGCCCAATCATGAACACATTACAATTAATAACACAATAGATGGCTCTTGTAATCCTGATCCTATTGAGCAGCAGAATCTCAATAAACTAATCAATACTATAAGAGAGCATCAATGTGATATTGGTATCGCCTTAGATGGCGATGGTGATAGGGTTTGTATAGTAGATAGTGAAGATCATATTGTTCCTAATGACTACCTTTTTATGATATTTGTAAAGGAAATACTGACCAAAGGCGATAAAGTTATTATTGATATAAAAATCAGTATGAAAGTTTTTGACCTCATTTCAAAGTTAGGTGGAATAGCAATAACATGTGCTACTGGCCATTCTATTATTAAAAAAATGATGATAAAAGAAAGTGCAAAATTCGCCGGAGAACTTAGTGGCCACTTTTTCTTTGCAGAAATTGGCTTTGATGATGGTATGTACGCGGCTGTTAAGCTTATTAATATTCTGCAGAAGTATAAAAATTTGGATGGCATAATGAGAGAATTACCTAAGCTACACATTAGTCCCGAAATCAAAATTGAAGTTCAAGAAGAAAAAAAATTTCAGATCATTGATCTTTTAAAAAAAGAATTAGAACAAAAAAATATTATGTTTTCAAGTATTGATGGCATAAAAATTACCTTTGAAAAAGGATGGTTATTACTTAGAGCATCTAACACACAGAACTATATTACAGCACGTTGTGAAGGCAAAAGTAATGAGAACTTCAAGGAAATAAAAAACGTATTGGATCAATATATTGAAAGGATAAAGTTACTAAATAAGTCGTAG
- a CDS encoding rhodanese-related sulfurtransferase produces the protein MKFVIATFYRFVELSNYYDMKNRLADFCKNIGLKGTILLAEEGINSTISGTKSAIDDFFRFLDLDDRLCNLKWQKTYSNFQPFSKMKVRLKKEIVTLGVSDLSPSLKGEYVEPDNWDNFISSLDVYVIDTRNEYEVKLGKFSNAINPNTQNFRDFPGWAKSWAQDKPKNKSKVAMYCTGGIRCEKSTTYMKSLGFKQVYHLKGGIINYLAKKQNSSNTWQGKCFVFDDRVAVNNSLLPSDEIKCISCAQKVTTDELKSVPHGQVICYHCKY, from the coding sequence ATGAAATTTGTTATTGCAACATTTTATCGTTTTGTAGAACTTTCTAACTATTATGATATGAAAAATAGGTTAGCAGATTTTTGCAAAAACATAGGTCTAAAAGGTACAATATTATTAGCGGAAGAAGGAATTAATTCTACTATATCAGGAACAAAATCTGCAATTGATGATTTTTTCAGGTTTTTAGATCTTGATGATAGGTTATGCAATCTTAAGTGGCAGAAAACTTACTCAAATTTTCAACCCTTTAGCAAAATGAAAGTAAGGCTAAAAAAAGAAATAGTAACTTTGGGTGTAAGTGACTTATCACCTTCTTTAAAAGGTGAATATGTAGAACCTGATAATTGGGATAATTTTATTTCAAGTCTAGATGTTTATGTCATTGATACAAGAAATGAATACGAAGTAAAGCTTGGTAAATTTAGCAATGCCATTAATCCTAATACACAAAATTTTCGAGATTTTCCTGGATGGGCTAAATCCTGGGCACAGGATAAACCTAAAAATAAAAGCAAAGTAGCAATGTATTGTACTGGTGGTATTAGGTGTGAAAAATCGACTACATATATGAAAAGTCTAGGATTTAAACAAGTCTATCACCTGAAGGGAGGAATTATTAACTATTTAGCAAAAAAGCAGAATAGCAGTAATACCTGGCAAGGTAAGTGTTTTGTCTTTGATGATAGAGTTGCAGTTAACAACTCTTTACTGCCAAGTGATGAAATAAAATGCATATCTTGTGCACAGAAAGTGACAACAGATGAGTTAAAGTCGGTCCCACATGGACAAGTTATTTGCTATCATTGTAAGTATTAA
- a CDS encoding SURF1 family protein — protein MLSKNIINTILIICCPFIVLFALGTWQLFRLNWKNNIIAKMNMPAVKMEGGNIDDFAYRKVVVEGVLTGIDLYIFAGMNSYYILTPMLLSSGEYILINKGLIDKKQKGVNIKPKKIIINGMLYCDSYKGINKLIKNEAKDDVWPWLDAESISKDMEVNFSRCVVWAIDKLSDNLVLAMPIKPRNYHMQYMITWYSLAFIWLIVCYVKNKSNFVVDPKHHKST, from the coding sequence ATGCTCAGTAAAAATATCATAAACACTATTTTAATTATATGTTGTCCTTTTATAGTTTTATTTGCACTTGGTACATGGCAGTTGTTTAGGCTTAATTGGAAAAATAACATTATAGCAAAAATGAATATGCCAGCTGTAAAGATGGAAGGTGGAAATATTGACGATTTTGCTTATAGAAAAGTTGTAGTAGAAGGGGTACTCACAGGCATTGATCTATATATTTTTGCTGGAATGAATAGCTACTATATTTTAACCCCTATGCTTTTAAGCAGTGGAGAGTATATATTAATAAATAAAGGATTAATTGATAAAAAACAAAAGGGAGTGAACATAAAACCTAAAAAAATAATTATAAATGGTATGTTATATTGTGATTCGTATAAAGGTATAAATAAACTCATTAAGAATGAAGCTAAAGATGATGTATGGCCATGGCTTGATGCTGAGTCAATATCTAAAGATATGGAAGTAAATTTTAGTCGATGTGTAGTATGGGCAATAGATAAATTAAGTGATAACTTGGTTCTAGCTATGCCAATTAAGCCAAGGAATTATCATATGCAATACATGATTACTTGGTATTCTTTAGCCTTTATATGGCTCATAGTGTGCTATGTAAAAAACAAGAGTAATTTTGTAGTTGACCCTAAACATCACAAAAGCACATAA
- the bfr gene encoding bacterioferritin, producing the protein MNKEIVKHLNILLTHELTSIRQYFLHSAILKSWGIVKLAEKAEQELNDEVTHVKNISERIIFLGGMPNFQDTNTVSIENITKGSETTIKEILEADLTLEINGIKNLKEAISFAENQKDYVTADLLEHILKDEEGHQDWITKQLKIIESIGAANYLQTQI; encoded by the coding sequence ATGAATAAGGAAATAGTAAAGCATTTAAATATCTTATTGACACATGAATTAACGTCTATACGTCAGTATTTTTTACATTCAGCAATTTTAAAATCGTGGGGGATAGTAAAGTTAGCTGAAAAAGCAGAACAAGAACTCAATGATGAAGTGACTCATGTAAAGAATATATCAGAAAGAATTATATTTTTAGGAGGTATGCCAAATTTTCAGGATACTAATACTGTATCAATTGAAAATATTACAAAAGGAAGCGAAACAACAATAAAGGAGATCTTAGAAGCAGATTTGACGTTGGAGATAAATGGTATTAAAAATTTAAAAGAAGCAATCTCTTTTGCTGAAAATCAAAAAGATTATGTAACTGCTGATTTGCTAGAACATATTCTAAAAGATGAGGAAGGACATCAAGATTGGATTACAAAACAACTTAAAATAATTGAATCAATAGGTGCTGCAAATTACTTGCAAACACAAATATAG
- the miaA gene encoding tRNA (adenosine(37)-N6)-dimethylallyltransferase MiaA: MNKALIITGITASGKSKVCVELAKKYNGVIINCDSKQIYKEIPIITAQPIELESIPHKLYGYVSAQVNYSVGLWLQDIEKEVKSAWKNLQLPIIIGGSGLYIKSLINGLSSIPKVDDDIRVMSRNLYGELGKQGFYELVLSKDRMIQGKIHENNFHRLLRAFEVITQTGKSIFTWHKETTISILDNFIMYVICPPRNFIYDEINKRFTSMVGLGVVDEVKQLFDMNLNPWLPAMKAHGAPEIIKYLKNEITLNEAINTAQINTRHYAKRQYTWFKNQFSNAKFIDDPARLIELDF, encoded by the coding sequence GTGAATAAAGCATTAATAATTACTGGTATAACAGCTTCTGGTAAGTCAAAAGTGTGTGTTGAGCTGGCAAAAAAGTACAATGGAGTAATAATCAATTGTGATTCAAAACAGATATATAAAGAAATTCCTATAATTACTGCTCAACCAATAGAGCTCGAATCTATACCTCATAAACTATATGGTTATGTTTCTGCGCAAGTAAATTACTCAGTAGGACTTTGGCTGCAAGATATAGAAAAAGAAGTAAAAAGTGCTTGGAAGAATTTACAATTGCCTATTATAATTGGTGGTAGTGGTTTATATATAAAAAGCCTAATTAATGGTTTGTCGTCAATCCCTAAGGTAGATGATGATATAAGAGTCATGTCCCGTAATTTATATGGAGAATTAGGAAAGCAAGGATTTTATGAGTTAGTATTAAGCAAAGATCGAATGATTCAGGGAAAGATACATGAAAATAATTTTCATCGTCTTCTTAGAGCTTTTGAAGTGATAACCCAAACTGGAAAGTCAATTTTTACGTGGCATAAAGAAACTACTATATCGATATTAGATAATTTTATAATGTACGTCATCTGCCCACCAAGAAATTTCATATACGATGAAATAAATAAGCGCTTTACTAGTATGGTTGGGCTTGGAGTAGTTGATGAAGTAAAACAACTGTTTGATATGAACCTTAATCCATGGCTTCCTGCAATGAAAGCACATGGTGCGCCAGAGATTATAAAGTACTTAAAGAACGAAATAACACTCAACGAAGCAATTAACACGGCTCAAATTAACACTAGGCATTATGCTAAACGTCAGTATACTTGGTTTAAAAATCAGTTTTCTAATGCAAAATTTATCGATGATCCAGCAAGATTAATTGAGTTAGATTTTTAA
- a CDS encoding AAA family ATPase yields the protein MQRVSKLFIYVIGFPGSGKLSISTELSKTLDALIMDNSMFNNIAFNLIDNELFTRREVPQKLWDKIFEIRAVTLKIIEQYPTPSGNYIFTNELLEGDEYDMRVYNSIVSLSEKLKTKMLPIILNCSEDVLKERISSKERHKNKKITDVDFATSRIRGKKLFVPKGALEIDNSNLKPKEAAKIIMAHIKEQYANHSTEKQLDFV from the coding sequence ATGCAAAGAGTCAGTAAGTTATTCATATATGTAATAGGTTTTCCTGGAAGCGGAAAATTATCAATATCAACGGAGTTAAGTAAAACTCTGGATGCTTTAATTATGGACAATAGCATGTTTAACAATATTGCGTTTAATCTTATAGATAATGAGTTGTTTACAAGACGCGAAGTGCCGCAAAAACTATGGGATAAGATCTTTGAAATTAGAGCAGTAACACTGAAGATTATAGAGCAGTATCCGACTCCATCAGGAAATTATATTTTTACAAATGAACTGCTGGAGGGAGATGAATATGATATGCGTGTATATAATTCAATAGTGAGTTTAAGTGAAAAGCTAAAAACAAAAATGTTACCTATAATACTTAATTGTAGCGAAGATGTACTGAAGGAACGTATATCATCTAAAGAAAGGCATAAAAACAAAAAAATTACCGATGTTGATTTTGCTACAAGCAGAATAAGGGGAAAGAAATTATTTGTTCCTAAAGGTGCATTAGAAATTGATAATTCAAATTTAAAACCAAAGGAAGCTGCAAAAATAATAATGGCTCATATTAAAGAACAGTATGCTAATCATTCCACCGAAAAGCAGCTTGATTTTGTTTAA
- a CDS encoding proton-conducting transporter membrane subunit: MLKNLKFLTAKHVFLLALAIILAITILPKLLVTEYNKFSLFYINNQSKSLLASFSIVAFLVILHAKDIYKFEMLSLLFYTFSSFAAILSCNLILLLIFLELMVFGAFCIIASNSQKNNIGPATRYAIIHFFAGTLILSGVAMQLNEANSTIISHNILNFQNIQLQNSISHIMVLIGLLINCASFPFSYWVTDSYPNATLHSTPYLSIFTTKISSYILLLMFQGSEILFYFGLTTAFCAAGFTIFENNMRHLLCYNLVGQMGLIITGAGFDGEAAAAGVILQIIFCTIYQSLLFIIVNSIITRTKKHNLNEIGGLLKIMPIEALCSFVAIFTMVGTAYTPTFISKSLITSNASTWVAALFSLANFTLFISIGLKFFYFTFICKHKQPAVAKGSFESFISMSILLLMCILASIFYDQYLAYFLSDIPVFYQSKKVFTNISMIACCVTLFVFLRNLFCLRFAINLKFKSFLSYVTSLYEKFILFIVNGSVNIVKNMATIKLYNNTVEDSSGVTIVLATVIISTLLMFLCLNHLLIT; this comes from the coding sequence ATGCTAAAAAATTTAAAATTCTTAACTGCGAAGCATGTTTTCCTTTTAGCATTAGCTATAATACTTGCTATTACAATTCTTCCTAAGCTATTAGTTACAGAATATAATAAATTTAGTTTATTTTACATAAACAATCAATCTAAGTCACTTTTGGCTTCTTTTTCAATAGTTGCGTTTTTAGTAATATTGCACGCTAAAGATATCTATAAATTTGAGATGCTTTCTCTTCTTTTTTATACCTTTAGTAGTTTTGCAGCTATTTTATCATGCAATTTAATTTTATTGCTAATATTCCTTGAGCTTATGGTATTTGGTGCTTTTTGCATCATTGCCTCAAATTCCCAGAAAAACAATATAGGTCCAGCAACACGTTATGCCATAATTCATTTTTTTGCTGGAACTTTAATTTTATCAGGGGTTGCTATGCAGCTCAATGAAGCTAATTCTACTATAATTTCTCACAATATCTTAAATTTCCAGAATATTCAGTTACAAAATAGTATTTCTCACATTATGGTGCTTATTGGCCTACTTATAAATTGTGCGTCTTTTCCTTTCTCGTATTGGGTAACTGATTCCTACCCAAATGCAACTCTTCACAGTACACCATATTTATCTATATTTACTACTAAAATCTCATCTTATATTTTACTTCTTATGTTTCAAGGTAGTGAAATATTATTTTACTTTGGACTGACAACTGCCTTTTGTGCAGCAGGCTTTACCATATTTGAAAATAACATGCGCCATCTTTTATGTTATAACCTGGTCGGACAGATGGGCCTTATTATTACTGGAGCAGGTTTTGATGGCGAAGCTGCAGCAGCTGGAGTTATATTACAAATTATATTTTGCACAATTTACCAAAGCCTACTTTTCATCATAGTAAACTCTATCATAACACGTACAAAAAAGCATAATTTAAACGAAATTGGAGGCTTATTAAAAATAATGCCAATAGAAGCACTGTGCTCTTTTGTGGCAATATTTACAATGGTTGGCACTGCTTATACACCTACTTTTATCAGCAAATCTTTAATAACTTCAAATGCTTCAACATGGGTCGCAGCATTATTTTCACTGGCAAATTTTACATTGTTTATTAGTATAGGTCTAAAATTTTTCTATTTTACATTCATCTGTAAGCACAAGCAGCCAGCTGTAGCGAAAGGAAGCTTTGAGAGCTTTATCTCTATGTCTATACTGTTGTTAATGTGCATATTAGCTAGTATATTCTATGATCAGTATTTAGCCTATTTTTTAAGCGATATACCAGTTTTTTATCAGAGTAAGAAGGTTTTTACTAATATTAGCATGATAGCATGCTGCGTGACGTTATTCGTATTTTTACGCAACCTATTTTGCTTAAGATTTGCTATAAACTTAAAATTTAAGTCTTTTTTATCCTATGTAACTTCATTATATGAAAAGTTTATATTGTTTATAGTAAATGGTAGTGTTAACATAGTAAAGAATATGGCAACTATAAAATTATACAACAATACTGTAGAGGATTCTTCAGGTGTTACCATAGTGCTTGCTACTGTTATAATTAGCACGTTATTGATGTTTTTATGTTTAAATCACTTACTGATAACTTAA
- the ffh gene encoding signal recognition particle protein, whose product MFKSLTDNLNSVFQKLRGKSILSEDDFNASVRQIRVALLEADVSLEVAKSFTEEIKNEVIGKKIIKGISSAQMIIKIVQDHLVKILGSEKSELNIAGKSPVVIMLVGLQGAGKTTTAAKLALKLKKNKKVMLASLDIYRPAAQKQLEMLGKQINVSTLPIIQEEKPKDITARALKTAKSEGYEILILDTAGRMHLDLDMMDELKVIKELSSPQEILLVADSMTGQDAINIAKSFNDSIALTGIIFTRVDGDARGGAILSMKIATNCPIKFLGYGEKLNDLEDFYPERIAKRILDMGDVVSLVERATEIAGQEEIDKLQKKVQKGKFDLNDLASQLKTLSKMGGMASIMKFIPSIGSLKQQVNNSIFDDGDVKKYIAIINSMTKKERVNPDILNGSRRLRIAKGAGLKVSDINFLIKQYNKMSALVSGFSKHNKIKDHDVAKLLNKKY is encoded by the coding sequence ATGTTTAAATCACTTACTGATAACTTAAATTCTGTATTTCAAAAATTAAGAGGGAAGTCTATTCTCTCTGAGGATGATTTCAATGCATCAGTTCGCCAAATTCGTGTAGCTCTGCTTGAGGCTGATGTTTCTCTTGAGGTAGCAAAAAGCTTCACTGAGGAGATAAAAAATGAAGTGATAGGCAAGAAAATAATCAAAGGTATATCTTCAGCGCAGATGATAATCAAGATTGTGCAAGATCATCTTGTTAAAATCCTTGGCTCAGAAAAAAGCGAATTAAATATTGCAGGAAAATCACCAGTAGTAATTATGCTAGTTGGCCTTCAAGGTGCTGGAAAAACCACTACCGCAGCGAAATTAGCTCTAAAGCTTAAAAAAAATAAAAAGGTAATGCTTGCATCTTTAGATATTTATAGGCCAGCTGCACAAAAGCAATTAGAAATGCTAGGTAAGCAGATAAATGTAAGTACACTTCCTATAATACAAGAAGAAAAACCAAAGGATATCACAGCCAGAGCATTAAAAACTGCAAAAAGCGAAGGCTATGAAATATTAATATTAGACACTGCTGGTAGAATGCATCTTGATTTAGATATGATGGATGAACTTAAAGTTATTAAAGAGCTATCATCTCCGCAAGAAATCCTTTTAGTTGCCGATTCTATGACTGGTCAAGATGCTATAAATATTGCCAAAAGCTTTAATGATTCTATTGCTCTTACCGGAATAATTTTTACGCGTGTTGATGGTGATGCACGTGGTGGAGCTATCCTATCTATGAAAATTGCTACAAATTGTCCAATTAAGTTTTTGGGATATGGTGAAAAATTAAACGATTTAGAAGACTTTTATCCTGAAAGAATTGCAAAAAGAATATTGGATATGGGAGATGTTGTTTCATTAGTTGAAAGAGCTACTGAGATTGCAGGGCAGGAAGAAATTGATAAATTACAAAAGAAAGTACAGAAGGGTAAGTTTGATTTAAATGATCTAGCATCACAACTTAAAACCTTAAGTAAGATGGGTGGCATGGCTAGTATTATGAAATTTATTCCCAGTATTGGATCTCTCAAACAGCAGGTAAATAATAGTATCTTCGATGACGGTGATGTTAAGAAATACATAGCTATAATTAACTCTATGACTAAAAAAGAGAGAGTGAATCCTGACATTTTAAACGGTTCAAGAAGACTTAGAATTGCTAAAGGTGCAGGTCTTAAAGTGAGTGATATTAATTTTTTAATTAAGCAATATAACAAAATGAGTGCTTTAGTGAGCGGTTTTAGTAAACACAATAAGATTAAAGATCATGATGTAGCTAAACTTTTAAATAAAAAGTATTAA
- a CDS encoding phage tail tube protein, with protein MIEFKVKDQNGEFITLKSVKNLRLTLRTKAEEENNVFSLGWKQTLSYSGTKYITVKVNGILDCKVADKLLCKYAFANAVSDYEISFSSSGEKISLQCLIELYERYYDPSNFDSFTLILVSAGVVNLKTI; from the coding sequence GTGATAGAATTTAAAGTAAAAGATCAAAATGGTGAATTTATTACGCTAAAAAGCGTAAAAAATCTTCGCCTGACCTTGCGTACAAAAGCGGAAGAAGAGAATAATGTGTTCTCTTTAGGCTGGAAGCAGACTTTAAGCTACTCCGGCACTAAATACATTACAGTTAAAGTTAATGGCATTTTAGATTGCAAAGTTGCTGATAAATTACTATGCAAGTATGCATTTGCAAATGCTGTAAGTGACTATGAAATATCTTTCAGCAGTAGCGGTGAGAAGATATCACTGCAATGTCTTATTGAATTATATGAGAGGTATTACGACCCCAGTAACTTTGATAGCTTTACCTTAATTTTAGTGAGTGCAGGGGTAGTAAATTTAAAGACCATCTAA
- a CDS encoding head-tail connector protein yields the protein MLQNSTIHLTRKSASIAHPVSLSMIKSFLRVENDQDDDLILNLISIATEYAEWYMERSLMKQKWQISCIGYIPRKIQLIFGPLIAVESVKIVLRNDSEIVVDQDLYYIDVVGSYIEFYSHFNIRRLDITYEAGHLNADLIPAQIKHGIAHHVAIAYKNREAENSNSLSIVREIYSPFREVKVVL from the coding sequence ATGTTACAAAATTCAACTATTCATTTAACACGCAAATCTGCATCTATCGCTCATCCTGTGAGTTTATCGATGATAAAATCGTTTTTACGTGTAGAAAATGATCAAGATGACGATTTGATTTTAAATCTAATATCAATTGCAACAGAATATGCAGAATGGTATATGGAAAGGTCACTTATGAAACAAAAATGGCAGATTTCATGCATTGGCTATATACCTAGAAAAATTCAATTAATTTTTGGTCCGTTAATTGCAGTCGAATCAGTAAAAATTGTACTGAGAAATGACAGCGAAATTGTAGTTGATCAAGACCTATACTATATTGATGTAGTTGGTTCATATATTGAGTTTTATAGCCATTTTAACATTCGAAGACTAGATATAACCTATGAAGCAGGGCACCTTAATGCTGATTTAATTCCAGCCCAAATAAAGCATGGAATTGCTCACCATGTTGCAATAGCTTATAAAAATCGTGAAGCAGAAAATAGTAATAGCTTATCAATTGTCAGGGAAATATATTCCCCATTTCGTGAAGTTAAGGTTGTTTTATGA